One Legionella lansingensis genomic region harbors:
- a CDS encoding SH3 domain-containing protein: MRQLSYITSFILCVLFGFVTESHAIEVPIYDFSIKAYNQDINTYLPKESDDYNKRLIKPEYQAAQLQQFFNHYYSSDNQGLSPWSEQLVQNLLPTVKKIELAIIDDFDNQKQDPINYHYAENFKEHDEIWLNKIINNMNLGELNSTAFNNQNRAIVVQNTFARALPDGAPDFFHLSLAGQGFPFDNLQESALWAGTPLYVLHVSKDKAWSLVLTPDAYFAWVKSNDIAYASAEFINQWNTKARKGLIAITQTETSVVDNTNQFLFKGYIGAVFPLVYQGEESTIILVPRKNKQQQAVIGTGIVNKNAAQPMPVPATKHNMASLIKQLQNRPYGWGGTFFFNDCSQELKSLFAPLGIWLPRNSLQQAQYVSLDLSEKTLDERLSTLATQGHPLMTLIYTGGHVMLYIGNQRQDNQTLIPITYQNVWGLKPSTKDKRYVIGQSLLFPLLKYYPEYPDATSLANSSYFKLIFLDELSSQPLSSQNFVKQFTKNASVRDLQ; encoded by the coding sequence ATGCGACAATTATCTTACATTACTTCGTTTATTCTTTGTGTCCTATTTGGATTTGTAACAGAGTCGCACGCGATAGAAGTACCTATCTATGACTTTTCAATAAAAGCTTATAACCAAGACATTAATACTTACTTGCCTAAAGAGAGTGATGACTACAATAAGCGTTTGATAAAGCCAGAATACCAAGCAGCGCAACTGCAACAATTTTTTAATCATTATTATTCCAGTGATAATCAAGGACTTTCTCCTTGGAGTGAGCAATTAGTTCAAAATCTCTTACCCACTGTAAAAAAAATCGAACTGGCCATAATTGATGATTTTGATAATCAAAAGCAAGACCCTATAAACTATCATTATGCAGAAAATTTCAAAGAACACGATGAGATTTGGCTCAATAAAATAATTAATAACATGAATTTAGGAGAGCTAAACTCAACGGCTTTTAATAATCAAAATAGAGCGATTGTTGTGCAAAACACTTTTGCACGTGCTTTACCTGATGGTGCGCCTGATTTTTTTCATTTAAGCCTTGCAGGACAAGGTTTTCCTTTTGATAACTTACAGGAATCAGCTCTGTGGGCTGGAACACCCTTATATGTCCTTCATGTCTCAAAAGATAAGGCTTGGTCTTTGGTTCTGACGCCTGATGCTTATTTTGCCTGGGTAAAAAGCAATGATATTGCTTATGCCTCCGCTGAATTTATTAACCAATGGAATACCAAAGCGAGAAAGGGGCTTATAGCCATTACTCAAACGGAAACCAGCGTGGTAGATAATACTAATCAATTTCTTTTTAAGGGTTATATTGGCGCCGTATTTCCATTGGTCTATCAAGGTGAAGAGAGCACGATTATTTTGGTTCCCCGGAAAAATAAACAACAGCAGGCTGTAATAGGAACTGGAATAGTGAATAAAAATGCTGCGCAACCCATGCCAGTTCCCGCAACAAAACATAACATGGCATCCCTCATTAAACAATTACAAAACAGACCTTACGGATGGGGTGGTACATTCTTTTTTAATGATTGCTCTCAAGAACTGAAAAGCCTGTTCGCTCCATTAGGGATTTGGTTACCCAGAAACTCTTTGCAACAAGCACAATATGTTTCTTTAGATTTATCAGAAAAAACGCTTGATGAGCGACTCAGCACCTTAGCAACTCAAGGGCATCCACTAATGACCCTCATTTACACAGGAGGTCATGTCATGTTGTACATAGGAAACCAACGACAAGATAATCAAACATTGATCCCTATCACTTACCAAAACGTATGGGGATTAAAGCCGTCAACGAAGGACAAGCGCTACGTTATTGGACAATCGTTATTATTTCCCCTGCTTAAATACTATCCTGAATACCCCGACGCCACGTCGTTGGCTAATTCATCCTATTTTAAGTTAATTTTCCTGGATGAATTGAGCAGTCAGCCTCTCTCCTCACAAAATTTTGTTAAGCAGTTCACTAAAAACGCCTCTGTGCGGGATTTACAATGA
- a CDS encoding bifunctional transcriptional activator/DNA repair enzyme AdaA: protein MQLTQEMIREYYRALIEKNTDYEGVFYVGVKTTGVFCRPTCPARKPKLEHCEFFQTAKDALTASFRPCKRCRPLSHPNQVSDLVQTLVNAVEANPSKRWKDRDFAALSVDASTARRQFKKRFGMTFVEYARHRRMGLAMKQIRGGNQVIEAQLDAGYKSSSGFRDAFSKIMGAAPANVNQELKILKAHWLDTPLGAMVAIADEAALYLLEFVDRRGLEREVERLRTRIFSAVIPGVTPVILSIEKELKAYFAGKLHEFTTPLCLLGSAFQKHVWKALRTIPYGETRSYADLARMIGQPSSYRAVANANGANQIALVIPCHRVITSTGELGGYGGGIARKKWLIQHEEKQETIGIHPSS from the coding sequence ATGCAGCTAACTCAGGAAATGATTCGAGAATATTATCGCGCGCTCATTGAAAAAAATACCGACTATGAAGGTGTTTTTTATGTTGGGGTTAAAACAACTGGAGTATTTTGCCGCCCAACTTGTCCCGCAAGAAAACCTAAATTAGAGCATTGTGAGTTTTTTCAAACAGCTAAAGACGCTTTAACAGCGTCATTTAGACCTTGCAAGCGCTGTCGTCCCCTTTCTCATCCCAACCAAGTATCCGATTTGGTGCAAACCTTGGTGAATGCCGTGGAAGCCAACCCATCAAAACGATGGAAAGACAGAGATTTTGCCGCCCTGTCTGTTGATGCCTCAACGGCTCGAAGACAATTTAAGAAGCGATTTGGCATGACGTTTGTTGAATATGCAAGACACCGTCGCATGGGATTAGCAATGAAGCAAATTCGCGGTGGCAATCAGGTGATTGAGGCACAGTTGGATGCAGGTTATAAATCAAGCAGCGGCTTTCGCGATGCTTTTTCTAAAATCATGGGAGCAGCACCCGCGAATGTTAATCAGGAATTGAAGATTCTGAAAGCCCATTGGCTAGATACACCACTTGGTGCTATGGTTGCGATAGCTGATGAAGCTGCTTTATATCTTTTGGAATTTGTTGATAGGCGAGGTCTTGAGCGTGAAGTTGAACGCTTAAGGACCCGTATTTTTTCTGCAGTCATTCCTGGAGTAACACCTGTCATCCTATCGATAGAGAAGGAATTGAAGGCGTATTTTGCAGGTAAGTTACATGAATTTACAACACCATTATGTCTCCTAGGCAGTGCTTTTCAAAAGCATGTTTGGAAAGCACTACGTACTATTCCATATGGTGAAACAAGAAGCTACGCCGATCTTGCGAGGATGATAGGACAACCATCATCGTATAGAGCTGTTGCGAATGCCAATGGTGCGAATCAAATTGCCCTGGTTATTCCTTGTCACCGTGTTATTACAAGTACGGGTGAATTAGGTGGATATGGTGGAGGAATCGCCCGTAAAAAATGGTTAATCCAACATGAGGAAAAGCAAGAAACCATAGGTATTCACCCATCATCTTGA
- a CDS encoding thiamine pyrophosphate-dependent enzyme, translating to MKSKNDFFHLELNTPSIDVIQIALSFGAHVTEIKSVEDIEPALSLAFAFKGPTFIAIHHT from the coding sequence GTGAAATCAAAAAATGATTTTTTTCATTTAGAATTGAATACTCCATCCATTGATGTGATACAAATTGCATTATCTTTTGGGGCTCATGTCACGGAAATTAAATCTGTAGAAGACATAGAGCCAGCACTCAGTCTGGCTTTTGCATTTAAGGGCCCCACTTTTATTGCTATCCATCATACGTAA
- a CDS encoding phosphotransferase enzyme family protein produces MIPFEQASYLTQVRRLRALAVEAVKQYPLNVRNIDFIRYGANAIFRVTDTQNKRYVLRISPVGYHTKQAFLEEIKWLHHILKTTDLLVPKPVLTTHDQYLIEYAHPAISTIRLCHMFEWIPGKIRWKSIDKQYAYHLGSIIAQLQKSGQDIAIKHRHYWNTDGLVGTDRAKFYNVEKLTAVSKKEQDIITKARRTVYQTLKHYEESYKDKTGLIHSDMQPNNFLTYKNKYAVIDFDDCGVGLYGDDLAVALFAFEYLTEGEKSKNFLELKEALFTGYSTYMPLSQEDIDLSPYFLLARKLVTISWLELRRSNPKLRPYYRQAIARAITFFEGLEKNKR; encoded by the coding sequence ATGATACCTTTTGAACAAGCTTCATACTTAACCCAGGTTAGAAGGCTTAGGGCCCTTGCAGTTGAGGCAGTGAAACAATATCCGCTAAACGTTCGAAACATTGACTTCATCAGATATGGAGCCAATGCAATATTCAGAGTTACAGATACTCAAAATAAACGGTATGTCTTAAGAATTAGCCCTGTGGGATATCATACAAAGCAAGCGTTTCTTGAAGAAATAAAATGGTTGCATCACATCTTAAAAACAACTGACTTATTGGTTCCCAAACCCGTTCTTACCACTCATGATCAATACCTAATTGAATACGCGCATCCTGCAATCTCCACGATCAGACTTTGTCATATGTTTGAATGGATTCCAGGGAAAATCAGATGGAAAAGCATTGATAAGCAATATGCTTATCATTTAGGTTCTATCATCGCTCAACTACAAAAGAGCGGACAAGACATAGCGATTAAGCACCGCCACTACTGGAACACAGATGGCTTAGTGGGCACTGACAGGGCAAAATTTTACAACGTTGAAAAACTTACTGCAGTATCCAAGAAAGAGCAAGACATCATTACAAAAGCAAGGAGAACTGTTTATCAGACACTCAAGCATTATGAAGAATCATACAAAGATAAAACGGGTTTGATCCATTCGGATATGCAACCAAATAATTTCCTTACTTACAAAAATAAATATGCAGTTATTGACTTTGATGATTGTGGCGTGGGGTTATATGGTGATGATTTGGCTGTTGCATTATTTGCATTTGAATATTTAACTGAAGGTGAAAAAAGTAAAAATTTCCTTGAGTTAAAAGAAGCGTTATTCACGGGATACTCTACATATATGCCTCTTTCGCAAGAGGATATTGATTTAAGCCCCTATTTCTTGCTCGCTAGAAAATTAGTCACCATAAGTTGGCTTGAATTAAGAAGAAGTAACCCTAAACTCAGACCATATTACCGTCAAGCAATAGCAAGAGCCATAACATTTTTTGAAGGTTTAGAAAAAAATAAACGATAA
- a CDS encoding glycine betaine ABC transporter substrate-binding protein, producing the protein MNNYWDFIKSHLPDLQTKLIEHISISMSAMCIAIIIGVGLGLLIVRLPKFKNPVLGMTNIFQTIPSIALLSFLIPFVGIGLIPTLITLIVYALLPITSNTYAGLKGVSPIYLHVANSLGVTRWQRLYLIELPLARPVIMAGIRTSMAMTIGITAIAAFIGAGGLGDFITQGLSLNDPNLILLGAIPTALLALAIDYVLATLTILLSSRHRLTMPFKKIKITLVSLIVVTLLTITIHGSFSFTHDTKNSIVIGTKNFTEQYILGYLMAEVIEAKTDLRVIKKFNLGTTTILQDALLTGQVDIYPEYTGTAYLVVLKQSQISNPKQTFDFVKKAYLKNYDLIWLAPFGFNNSQSLAVKEQFAEQHHLVNLSDLSGLTNELILAAPAEFLLRPDGLPGLTRTYGFKFEKIVQMQPDLVYQAIKNNDVQIIGSPTTDGRIAALHLRILQDDKHFYPPYYAAPVIRNAILRDYPQVLMALKPLLGTIDNKTMQHLNYLVDVKKLSPQKVAHDFLKSRGLI; encoded by the coding sequence ATGAATAATTATTGGGATTTCATAAAGTCACATTTACCCGACTTACAAACTAAATTAATCGAACATATCTCTATATCTATGTCAGCCATGTGTATAGCGATCATTATTGGTGTTGGCTTAGGACTCCTTATTGTTCGATTGCCGAAATTTAAAAATCCTGTACTTGGCATGACCAATATCTTCCAAACTATCCCTAGTATTGCATTACTCAGTTTTTTAATTCCTTTTGTAGGAATAGGCCTGATACCAACGCTAATTACTCTCATTGTCTATGCTTTATTACCAATCACAAGTAATACCTATGCTGGCTTGAAAGGTGTTTCGCCCATCTATCTCCATGTTGCCAATAGTTTAGGGGTTACTCGTTGGCAGCGTCTATACCTTATTGAACTTCCACTCGCACGCCCTGTGATTATGGCTGGCATTAGAACATCCATGGCGATGACGATAGGTATTACCGCTATTGCTGCTTTTATAGGGGCGGGAGGGTTAGGGGATTTTATTACTCAAGGCTTATCATTAAATGACCCTAATCTCATTTTATTAGGTGCAATTCCTACAGCCTTACTTGCTCTAGCCATTGATTATGTGCTTGCTACGCTAACCATCTTATTATCGTCTCGGCATCGTTTAACCATGCCTTTTAAAAAAATTAAAATCACTTTAGTAAGTCTTATTGTTGTCACATTGCTGACTATAACCATTCATGGGTCTTTTTCTTTTACTCATGACACAAAAAATTCAATTGTCATAGGCACAAAGAATTTTACTGAACAATATATCCTGGGCTATTTAATGGCAGAGGTGATTGAAGCCAAAACCGATTTGCGTGTTATCAAGAAGTTTAATCTTGGAACAACAACTATTCTGCAAGATGCTTTGTTAACAGGGCAAGTTGATATTTATCCAGAATACACGGGCACTGCCTATCTCGTTGTACTTAAACAAAGTCAAATTAGCAATCCAAAGCAGACATTTGATTTCGTAAAAAAAGCTTACCTGAAAAATTATGATCTCATATGGCTAGCACCTTTTGGATTCAATAATTCACAATCATTAGCTGTCAAGGAACAATTTGCTGAGCAACATCACTTAGTTAATTTGAGCGATTTAAGTGGTCTTACCAATGAGCTTATCCTTGCGGCTCCTGCAGAATTCCTCTTACGTCCTGATGGATTACCAGGTCTTACTCGTACTTATGGTTTTAAATTTGAAAAAATAGTACAAATGCAACCCGATCTCGTTTATCAAGCCATCAAGAATAATGATGTACAAATCATCGGATCGCCGACAACTGACGGTAGGATTGCCGCACTTCATCTACGTATATTGCAAGACGACAAGCATTTTTATCCACCTTATTATGCTGCGCCTGTAATTCGCAATGCTATTCTTAGAGACTATCCTCAGGTGCTCATGGCATTAAAGCCTCTATTAGGTACCATCGACAATAAAACCATGCAACACTTAAATTACCTCGTAGACGTAAAAAAACTTAGCCCGCAAAAAGTCGCGCACGATTTTTTAAAAAGTCGGGGACTCATTTAA